CATGGAGGCCTTGGCCGCCATCTGCCGGCATCCCTACCCACTGGTGTTCATGGATTGCCAGATGCCGGAACTCGACGGATTCGAAACCACCCGGTTGATTCGCTCACAGGAACAGCCAGGCACCCGCCTTCCCATCATTGCGATGACCGCCAACGCCATGGCCGGCGACCGCGAAGCCTGTCTCAAGGCCGGCATGGACGACTTCATCAGCAAACCGATCATTGCCGCCGACCTCAAAGCGACGGTTGCCCACTGGCTACCCGATGCCAGACCTGAAGACCTGAAGCTCTCCACCGCCGATGATGCGCCTGCCGATGCCTAGCAGGCTGTTGACAAAGTCCGCCAGCAGCGTTCTCGCGTCGCTCCGAGGCTCACCGTACGGCACGAGTACGATTCGCCTCTGGGACACTGGGCGCTCACCGACTCGCGCCCGTCCGCAGGCGTGACGCTCCTTCTTCGTCGCATCGCGGACCTCGCTGCGGCCTTGCTGAACGACCTTTCTGAACAGCCTGCAGGGCATCCAGATCCGATCAGTCACCATACGCACCAATCCTTTCTGGGGGGGGCGGCGTAGGGTTTGTCTTCCCACTGCTGGTCGGTCGATGTCGCCACACCTTACGACCCCGCGCAATCAGGCCCCTTCTTCCGCCTGCGCCGCGTCTCCCGCCAGCGTGTTTGCCGGCTATCTGGTGATCGATCTCACGATTGACAGAACCCCACGCGCCCACTAGGATACGCCCTCAACAAGGAGGGTCCGTACCAGCGTGAGTCATCCGTCTGCATCCCATACCCCGTCCGCACCGCCTACAGCAGCCCATCGCGTCGAGCAGCTCTTCGAAATCCTGATCTTCGGCAGCCGCTGGATTCAGGCTCCGCTCTATGGCGGACTCATCGTGGCCGAGCTGCTCTATGCCGCCAAGTTCCTGGCGGAACTCTGGCACATGATCGTCCATTTCCGGGAAGAGACCGAAACCCTGTTCATGCTGGGTGTGCTGTCACTGATCGACGTCACGATGGTCGCCAATCTACTGACCATGGTCATCATCGGCGGTTATGCAACCTTCGTCAGCAAACTCGATCTGGAAACCCACCCAGACCGCCCCGAATGGCTCACGCACGTGGATCCCGGCACTATCAAGATCAAGCTGGCCGCTTCGCTCGTCGGCATCTCCAGCATTCATCTGTTAAAGGCCTTTGTGGACGTGACCAACGAAAATCCCGAACACATCAAGTGGAAGATTTTCATCCACCTCACGTTCCTGGGCTCGGCGATTTTCCTGGCCTACACTGACAAACTGATGCAGCGGGACCGGAAACACTGACGGCTTCCCTCAGTCGGTGAGATACACTTCACGACCTTGGCTGGTCCCAGCGGCAGGACGGCGTTGGCGCCAGGCCTCTCATCCAGCCTTTTGGCGCCAGCGAGGCAGCCGAACATCAGTCGGACCGGAATCGTGGCACCGTCGCGTATCGATTGGGATACGGGCTGTATCAATTCCGATAATCGCGTCCATGCCGCGCTACGCATTCACTCGCAACCCCTCACTGCTTCTCTCGGAAACCGTGCCTCCTTCGCGGCCTTGGCGGCACCGACCCCTTTTCAGCCCCAGGGCATGTGCCTTGCCTTTTCTTCCCGTACGATCGTGTACTCGAATCGGTTCTTGCGCAGGCCACCACCAGACCGGTCCATCGATTATCCTGGAGTCCCGATGAGCACACCGCATCCATCACATGATTGCCCCCTCTCGCTCGCGAAGATTCTGCTTGAGGAAACCGAACTCCTCGATGGCCCCTTCCCGGACGACCATCCCGTGAAGGTGTTAGCCGTGAAAAATTCCGATGGCACGCTGGACAAGGAGCTGATTGAGGAGCTCCGCCGGTACATCCACGGGCGTCACCCAAAGCAGGCAGGCCTGTGCCTTTCCGGCGGAGGAATACGGAGCGCGACCTTTGGGCTGGGCATCCTGCAATCGTTGGCCAAGCTGCAGATCTTGGACAAGTTTGACTATTTGTCCACCGTCTCTGGCGGCGGTTACATCGGCAGTTGGTTGACGGCCTGGATCCATCGCCACCCTCGCGGCTTGGACGGGGTCGTGGACGATCTGAGCAAGGCGCCGAATACCGGCGCAGCCGACGCCTCGCCGCCGGTCCGCTGGCTTCGCAACTACAGCAACTACCTCAGCCCCCGTCTTGGGTTCTTCTCTGCCGACTCTTGGACTCTGCTGGGCATTTACCTGCGCAACCTGGGCTTAAACTGGATGGTCCTGCTCCCCCTCCTGGCGATCCCGCTCCTCGGACCACGGTGGATCATCGCCCTCACCCAACTTCATACCGCAAAGTCACCGCTCCCCGACTGGGCCACTCCCGCACTATTGATCGTCGGACTCGGTCTCGCGGTCATGGCCCTGATCTATCTCCACCTCTGCCGCCCCACCCTGAGTGAGTACCGTCGTGACCGCTGGTGGCACAGGTTGGAGACTCAGGCGTGGTTTCTACGTGCGTGCCTGGCCCCCTTGATCCTCTCGCTCGGCTGCCTCACCACCGCCTGGGCCTGGTTTCGCAACGGCGGCGGCACCCTCGACCAGATCACCGTGCACCAGGCCGTGATCGGCGGCGCCTTGCTCCACACCGGCAGCTGGCTTTTTTCCGCCGTGGCACTCAAACGATTCAAGGCCATGACGCGATGGTTGCTCTCGGAAACCTTCGCCGTGGCCGCCACCGGCGCACTCGGCGGCTTGTTTCTGCGCGGAGCCTTGGCCAAGCTGCCGGATGGCGTCGTCGTCGCACGGTTTGCCGAATGGTTTGCCTGCTTCGCGGTGCCGGGAGTCCTGGCCCTGTTTCTGCTCACCGCCACTATCTTTATCGGCCTCGCCAGCCGGTTCACGGAAGAGCAAGATCGTGAGTGGTGGGGCCGCACGGGATCCTGGATGCTGATCGCGATGATCATGTGGATCGGGCTGTGCGGCATTGTCGTCTTCGGCCCCGGTTTGATCCATTGGATGACTCCACAGGTCGCCGCGTCGGTCGGCGGACTGTCCGGCCTCCTCACCTTGCTCCTGGGATTCAGCTCCCGAACCACCGCGCAGCAACAGGAAGAACGATCCACAACCACCGCACTGACCGACCTGGCGGTTCGCGCAGCCGCTCCATTGTTCATGATCGGCGTGCTCATCGCCCTGGCCCTCGGCACGAGCTGGCAATTGGACCTGCTCGCGCACCAGTACGACCGGCGCGTGAATGATCTCGCCGCTCCTCTGCAGACCGGCCTCGGAATCCGGGCGGATCCGTGGGGCCACGATCAAGTTCTCCACCAGACACCCGTGTGGCTGCTGTTCCGCTTCACGGTCACCGTCCTGCTCCTCGGGCTGCTGATGTCCAGCTTCATCAACATCAATCGGTTCTCCCTCCACGCGATGTATCGCAACCGCCTCATTCGCGCGTACCTCGGCGCGTCCCGCGTGCAGGCCGAACGCGACCTGACCTTCAATCCCTTTACCGGTTTCGACAATCTCGACAATCCGGCCATGAGCGACATGCGGTTCGACGAGGTGCGCGTTGCCCGGTGGTTCCATACGCAGGAGCGGCGACAACCCACTATCCCGGCCTTGGTCGACTACCTCCACCTATCGAACCCGACGCCGGATCAACAGGACCATCTGCGCGCACAACTCCCGCAAGACTTGCGGCTGGCGCCGGTTCGCACACGCCTGAGTGAGGCGGCGCGGCAACTCCGTCTCGGCCCTGCCGGCCTCGCCCGGCTCACCGCCTTGCAGTTACCGGGCACCGCCGCGGGACGAGCGGCCACTACCTGGTTTGCCGATCTCTTCATACACCAACGCCATACGCAACGCCCCAGACCGTTGCATCTGGTCAACATCGCCCTCAACCTGGTCAAGGGTGACAACCTGGCGTGGCAACAGCGAAAGGCCCAATCATTTACGATCAGTCCCCTGCACAGCGGCAGTTGGAATCTCGGCTACCGGCGTTCCGACGAGTACGGAGCCAACCGGTACATCGGCCAACCATTGTCGCTAGGCACCGCCCTGGCCATTTCTGGGGCCGCCGCCAGCCCCAACATGGGTTACCATTCATCCTCGGCGGTGACATTTCTCCTGGCCCTCTTCAATATTCGCCTCGGGTGGTGGCTGGGCAATCCCGGACCGGCCGGCGCAGACACCTACCGCCAGGCGTCACCGACTCTCTCGATCCGGCCTTTGCTGGCAGAAGCGTTCGGGCTCACGGATTCCTGCCATCCGTACGTCTATCTGTCGGACGGCGGACACTTCGAAAATCTTGGGCTCTACGAAATGGTGCGACGCCGCTGTCACTGCATCCTCGTCGTGGATGCCGGTTGCGATCCCAGCCTCGCCTTTGAAGACTTCGGGAACGCCATCCGCAAGATTCGCATCGACCT
The sequence above is drawn from the Nitrospira defluvii genome and encodes:
- a CDS encoding GNAT family N-acetyltransferase, with translation MSTPHPSHDCPLSLAKILLEETELLDGPFPDDHPVKVLAVKNSDGTLDKELIEELRRYIHGRHPKQAGLCLSGGGIRSATFGLGILQSLAKLQILDKFDYLSTVSGGGYIGSWLTAWIHRHPRGLDGVVDDLSKAPNTGAADASPPVRWLRNYSNYLSPRLGFFSADSWTLLGIYLRNLGLNWMVLLPLLAIPLLGPRWIIALTQLHTAKSPLPDWATPALLIVGLGLAVMALIYLHLCRPTLSEYRRDRWWHRLETQAWFLRACLAPLILSLGCLTTAWAWFRNGGGTLDQITVHQAVIGGALLHTGSWLFSAVALKRFKAMTRWLLSETFAVAATGALGGLFLRGALAKLPDGVVVARFAEWFACFAVPGVLALFLLTATIFIGLASRFTEEQDREWWGRTGSWMLIAMIMWIGLCGIVVFGPGLIHWMTPQVAASVGGLSGLLTLLLGFSSRTTAQQQEERSTTTALTDLAVRAAAPLFMIGVLIALALGTSWQLDLLAHQYDRRVNDLAAPLQTGLGIRADPWGHDQVLHQTPVWLLFRFTVTVLLLGLLMSSFININRFSLHAMYRNRLIRAYLGASRVQAERDLTFNPFTGFDNLDNPAMSDMRFDEVRVARWFHTQERRQPTIPALVDYLHLSNPTPDQQDHLRAQLPQDLRLAPVRTRLSEAARQLRLGPAGLARLTALQLPGTAAGRAATTWFADLFIHQRHTQRPRPLHLVNIALNLVKGDNLAWQQRKAQSFTISPLHSGSWNLGYRRSDEYGANRYIGQPLSLGTALAISGAAASPNMGYHSSSAVTFLLALFNIRLGWWLGNPGPAGADTYRQASPTLSIRPLLAEAFGLTDSCHPYVYLSDGGHFENLGLYEMVRRRCHCILVVDAGCDPSLAFEDFGNAIRKIRIDLGIDIEINLDQIKRSPDAGTSARHHAIGTIRYDKVDDNATAGTLVYLKPSLTGSEPTDVQDYAARHPAFPHESTSDQFFDEAQFESYRRLGEHVAQQVLRPALQRSEQEFSRLCHALRSHWMTTPPGMQESFLGETDDLKDLERLLRDDPELLRYDLEIYPELCSVFGMDQGSLAPNPRAALHTCNLQIQLMEQVYLAVKLEEFHGHALNRGWMNLFRRWTASATFRLFWPTLCGMYSQQFVRFAEQHLNLSIDQVTLLEPLGTTSDLSSLFRDLSIEWASVPDYAQTFVHVLERPLPLEDVTDRPPRLAVWQMRLPGLDSQAGPVGPGEILAIVTATRLSVTGHRLGLYGWVRPAYRGLGLGHRLFGRAIAELTAAYQGHNLSVDLGPDNPAWAGTSIRNVGWLRFYEQLGFTRDRSDPTRFQMTRILR
- a CDS encoding TIGR00645 family protein, yielding MSHPSASHTPSAPPTAAHRVEQLFEILIFGSRWIQAPLYGGLIVAELLYAAKFLAELWHMIVHFREETETLFMLGVLSLIDVTMVANLLTMVIIGGYATFVSKLDLETHPDRPEWLTHVDPGTIKIKLAASLVGISSIHLLKAFVDVTNENPEHIKWKIFIHLTFLGSAIFLAYTDKLMQRDRKH